GACTTTGATATTAAAGACATTGAAGTAATTACAGGTAAACAGTACCTGACCAATCCTGTATATTCAAATATGAAAAATGCAAGAGTTTTCAACCTTTGCAGAGATTATAAATATCAAAACACCGGCTATTACGTGTCTCTATTGGCAGCAGCAAGAAAGCACAAGGCCGTCCCAAGTATAAATACCATTCAGGAAATGAAAACACTTTCTGTTGTGAAAATTTTATCAACAGAATTAGATTCACTGATCCAGAAATCATTAAAGGACATAAAATCAGAAAAATTTACGCTAAGTATCTATTTCGGAAAAAACCTTTCTAAGAAGTATGATGCACTTAGCATGCAGTTATTTAACTTATTCCAATCTCCATTTATTAGAGCACATTTTGCTAATAGTAATGGCAAGTGGTCAGTTCAGTCGATTTCTCCAATAGCTGCTGGCGATATTCCTGAAGATCATCAGCCATTTGTGGAAGATGCGACCATGAAATACTTCGAAGCTAAAAAGTTTACTGTTCCTGAACGAACGACTGCAGCTTATTCTATGGCTATCTTATGGGACCCTTTGGAAAAAACTGCTCCGAGTTCAGAAAAAACTTTACATAAATTCATTAAAGCGGCTAATCAAAAAGGGATTCAGGCCAATTTAATCACTAAAGATGATTACAGTACGCTTTCTTCCTACGATGCCTTATTCATCAGAGAAACCACCGCTGTCAATCATCATACTTTCCGTTTTGCACAACGAGCCAAGGCTGAGGGTTTGGTGGTGGTCGATGATCCGGAAAGCATCATCAAATGTAGTAATAAGGTTTATTTGGCTGAACTTTTAAAAATGCACCAGATTGAAGCACCAGAAACTATGATTATCCATAAGGAAAACATCAATCTGGCACCTGATATATTGGGCTTCCCAATTATATTGAAACAACCTGATAGTGCTTTCAGCCAGGGGGTTAGCAAAGCCGAGAATATGGAAGAGTACAAAAAGAAGGTAACTGCACTGCTAGAAAAGTCTGATTTAATCATTGGCCAACAATTTCTGCAAACTGATTTCGATTGGAGAGTGGGTGTTTTCAACGGAGAAGCGATCTATGCTTGTAAGTATTACATGAGCAAGGAACATTGGCAGATTGTTAACTGGAACAAAGGGGGTAAATATGGTAAGGTGGAAACTATGCCTGTGGAAATGGCACCCCCTGCACTGATAAAAACTGCAGAAAAATTGTCTAAACTCATCGGTGAAAGTCTTTATGGTGTTGATATCAAGCAGAAAGGAAATAAATTCTTTGTGATTGAAATCAATGACAATCCAAATATCGATACGGGAGTTGAAGATGCCGTTTTGAAAGATAAATTATACAGTAAAATGATGGATGTCTTTTTAAACCGCATCCAAAAGTCAAAACAAATTAGTAATCAATAAGATGGAAGTGACAAAAAAAACAAAGACCTACTCCTTATTTGAATGTATCGGCATAGAATTGGAATACATGATAGTAAACCGAAAAACTTTAATGCCCGCACCCATTTCTGATCAATTGATTATCAAGAAAATAGGTCAAATTACAGACGAATTGGAAAACGGAAATATTAGTTGGTCCAATGAACTAGTGCTACATGTTTTGGAATTAAAAACCACCAAGCCAATGCCCGGACTGGAAGGACTATCTGATGACTTTCATGAAAACATTAACGAAATCAATGGGATTTTGGCTGAAATGGATTGTCAGTTGATGCCAACAGCCATGCACCCTTTAATGAATCCTTTGACGGACGTAAAGTTATGGCCACATGAACGAAATGAAATATATAGTCGATACAATGAAATATTCAATTGTAAAGGACACGGTTGGGGAAATTTGCAAAGTATGCATATCAACTTTCCATTTGCCAATGATAAGGAGTTCTATTCGCTTCATGAGGCGATAAGACACATAATGCCGCTTATTCCTGCACTCACGGCCTCATCACCTATTTTTGAGGGGAACGGTTCAGATATTCTGGACAACCGATTAGCTTTCTACGAGAAAAATCAAAAGAAAATACCTTCCATCACTGGAAAGGTAATTCCTGAATCTGTAGCTAATAAATCGGAATACGAAGAAGTTATTTTCAAGAAAATCTTTCAGGATATTGCACCTTATGATAAAGACAAAAGCTTACAGTATGAATGGTTAAATTCCAGAGGTGCAATTGCACGCTTTGATCGAAATGCTATTGAGATCAGAATCATTGATTTGCAAGAATGTCCGGCTGCAGATATTGCCATTGCTGAATTTATTGTTCAAGCGCTAAAATACATTATCCCTAAATTAGACGATTTCAATCCTATAGATGAATTTCAACTTTATGACATTTATAGATTAGCATTGGAGAAAGGTGCGAAAAGCACTGTTTCAAATCAGAATTACCTTCAACTCTTTGGTTTAGAAAATGAGTCTAGCATCAGTATAGAACAAATCTGGAGATCAATTTTGAAGCATGTCTATCTTTCAGAAGACAAAAAGCAGATCATTGAATACATTTTGGATAATGGAAACTTATCTCAGCGGATTCTGTCCAACCTTAAAAAGGAGAATTGGTCCGAGAAAAATATAAAAAGCGAATATGAGTTATTAGTGAATTGTTTAAAGGAAAACAAGCTTTATGAGCTACGGTAATGACCAAATTTATATTCAGTTGTGAGCACGGGGGTTATGAAATCCCGGAAGAATTTCAATCGTACTTTAGAGGCAAGGAAAATGTTCTTTTAAGTCATAGAGGTTGGGACAGGGGAGCCTTGGAAATTGGCAAATACATTAGCAGAAGGGCGGACAGTAAACTTATTGCCAGTTCAATAAGCAGGCTATTAATTGAAAGCAATCGAACGCTTCAGCATGAAGATCTATTTTCAGAATTTTCAAAAATAATGCCCCAAGAAATTCAACAACAACTCATTGAAGAATATTACCTACCCTATAGGGCTAAATTGGAAAGAAAGATAGAACAACATCTGCAGCATAATCATAAAGTAATACATCTATCATTTCATAGTTTTACGCCTGTTTTAAATGGTGAAACTCGCAAAACGGAAATAGGTATTCTTTTTGATCCTGCTAATTTGTTGGAACAAGAATTTGCCTTGGCCTGGAAGGAGAGTATCGAAGATAAAATTGACAGCTGGCGCATAAAATTCAATTATCCGTATAAAGGCACAGACGATGGCTTAACCACTTACTTCAGAGCAAAATATCCAAAAAATTACGCGGGCTTGGAGCTGGAAGTCAACACCAAATTAATGGACTGTTATCCTATGCATCAAATTAGCAATTGG
This is a stretch of genomic DNA from Marivirga harenae. It encodes these proteins:
- a CDS encoding RimK family protein; amino-acid sequence: MKIIITVTNLKDWDFDIKDIEVITGKQYLTNPVYSNMKNARVFNLCRDYKYQNTGYYVSLLAAARKHKAVPSINTIQEMKTLSVVKILSTELDSLIQKSLKDIKSEKFTLSIYFGKNLSKKYDALSMQLFNLFQSPFIRAHFANSNGKWSVQSISPIAAGDIPEDHQPFVEDATMKYFEAKKFTVPERTTAAYSMAILWDPLEKTAPSSEKTLHKFIKAANQKGIQANLITKDDYSTLSSYDALFIRETTAVNHHTFRFAQRAKAEGLVVVDDPESIIKCSNKVYLAELLKMHQIEAPETMIIHKENINLAPDILGFPIILKQPDSAFSQGVSKAENMEEYKKKVTALLEKSDLIIGQQFLQTDFDWRVGVFNGEAIYACKYYMSKEHWQIVNWNKGGKYGKVETMPVEMAPPALIKTAEKLSKLIGESLYGVDIKQKGNKFFVIEINDNPNIDTGVEDAVLKDKLYSKMMDVFLNRIQKSKQISNQ
- a CDS encoding N-formylglutamate amidohydrolase, whose amino-acid sequence is MTKFIFSCEHGGYEIPEEFQSYFRGKENVLLSHRGWDRGALEIGKYISRRADSKLIASSISRLLIESNRTLQHEDLFSEFSKIMPQEIQQQLIEEYYLPYRAKLERKIEQHLQHNHKVIHLSFHSFTPVLNGETRKTEIGILFDPANLLEQEFALAWKESIEDKIDSWRIKFNYPYKGTDDGLTTYFRAKYPKNYAGLELEVNTKLMDCYPMHQISNWVFPPLFNRNGANLADGKQGR
- a CDS encoding carboxylate-amine ligase; the encoded protein is MTKKTKTYSLFECIGIELEYMIVNRKTLMPAPISDQLIIKKIGQITDELENGNISWSNELVLHVLELKTTKPMPGLEGLSDDFHENINEINGILAEMDCQLMPTAMHPLMNPLTDVKLWPHERNEIYSRYNEIFNCKGHGWGNLQSMHINFPFANDKEFYSLHEAIRHIMPLIPALTASSPIFEGNGSDILDNRLAFYEKNQKKIPSITGKVIPESVANKSEYEEVIFKKIFQDIAPYDKDKSLQYEWLNSRGAIARFDRNAIEIRIIDLQECPAADIAIAEFIVQALKYIIPKLDDFNPIDEFQLYDIYRLALEKGAKSTVSNQNYLQLFGLENESSISIEQIWRSILKHVYLSEDKKQIIEYILDNGNLSQRILSNLKKENWSEKNIKSEYELLVNCLKENKLYELR